In Rickettsiales bacterium, the genomic stretch ACTATAGAGGAAAAACTACAGAAATTTACCTTTACCTAACAATAACAATTAACAAAAAACGATTGAAAAATGATAAAAGATGTTACATTCAATGTATCGCTTGATACAAAAAATTGCGTTCCTTGCAAAGGAGGTATTCCGCCATTAACAGAGGCTGAGGCAAAAAATTTTCTATCACAAACTCCACTTTGGGAACTCAAAGAAAACGCCACAAAAATTTATCGCGAGTTTAACTTCAAAAATTTTGTAAAAGCCTTAGATTTTGTAAATAAAGTTGGTGCAGTTGCAGAAGCTGAGGCACATCACCCAGATATTCAACTTGGCTGGGGCTATGTTAAAATCTATATACAAACTCATAAAATAAATGGGTTGCACGAGAATGATTTTATCTTGGCAAGCAAAATTGATAAATTAATATAGATTTGTTTTTTAGAAAATTTTATGCTCTTTTA encodes the following:
- a CDS encoding 4a-hydroxytetrahydrobiopterin dehydratase, giving the protein MIKDVTFNVSLDTKNCVPCKGGIPPLTEAEAKNFLSQTPLWELKENATKIYREFNFKNFVKALDFVNKVGAVAEAEAHHPDIQLGWGYVKIYIQTHKINGLHENDFILASKIDKLI